ATGGTCAAGCGGACAGCAAGTTTGGTCTCAGCGTATCAGTTGATGATAGTGAAAGTTTTATCATAGCTGGAGCGATGCGTGCAGATGCAGGCTCTGATCGAAATCAAAAAACAGCAGGTGCTGCTTACCTGATTGAACTGGAAACTCAGAATAAAGCACCTGTTGCCGTCAGTGACAGTGCTACCACAGATCAAGATACGGCTGTGACAACAGGCGATGTTTTAGCCAATGATACCGATGCCGACGGAGATACCTTAAGCATAAAAAGCGCGGATAGCATGTCAATTGAAGGCGGCACAGTGGTCGATAATGGAAACGGCACCTTCACTTACACCCCAAAAGTTGGTTTCAGTGGCAGCGATAGTTTCAACTATACTGTCAGTGATGATAACGGCGGAGAAGCTCAAGGAACCGTTGATATTGTAGTTAATTCTGTGGCAAATAAAATACCTGCAGCAGTCAATGATAGTGCCAGCACCGATGAAGATACTGCCGTGACAACAGGCAATGTTTTAGCCAATGACACGGATGCTGATGGTGATGCACTTAGTGTCAGTAGTGCAGACAGCACTTCAGTCGAAGGCGGCACCGTTGTTAATAATGGTGACGGCACATTCACCTACACACCTAAAACAGGCTTTAGTGGTAGCGATAGCTTCAGCTATACTGTCAGTGATGGCAAGGGTGGAGAAGCCACGGGCACGGTGACAATTACAGTCAGCAACGCCAACAAAGCCCCTGTAACAGTCAATGATAGTGCCAGCACCGATGAAGATACTGCCGTGACAACAGGCAATGTTTTAGCCAATGATACGGACGCTGATGGTGATACACTTAGTGTCAGTGGTGCAGACAGCACTTCAGTCGAGGGCGGCACCGTTGTTAATAATGGTGATGGCACATTCACCTACACACCTAAAGCAGGCTTTAGTGGTAGCGACAGCTTCAGCTATACCGTCAGTGATGGCAAGGGTGGTAGTAGTGCCGGTAAGGTTGATGTAACAGTTAAAAAGTCAGCACCAGTTGTTGTTAACAAACCTCCAGTAGCCGAAAATGACAGTGTGACAACACCTCAGGACACGGTAGTTACGATAGATGTGTTAGAGAATGACAGCGATCTTGATGGCGATAACTTGAGCATTCAGTCATTTACTCAAGGCTCAAAAGGTAAAGTGACCCAAAGTGGTGGCAGCCTGGTTTACACGCCGAACGCTAAATTCACTGGAAAAGACACTTTTACCTACAATGTTAAGGATGGCAAGGGAGGCAGTTCTACAGCGGAGGTTAATGTTACCGTTACCGTAGAAGAGCCGTCAGTATGTACCACCGAGTACGCTCCCGTATGTGGTCTGAAGGAAGTTCAGTGTGTCACCACACCTTGCGACTCAATTCCTACAACATACTCAAATATGTGTATGCTTGACAAAGATGACAGTGCTACATTTTTGTATGAAGGAGAGTGTAAGGCAGGGAGTAATACCCAGATCACTATTGACGGTGAAGTTTCAGACTGGAAAGATATTTCTCCAGTGGCGACAAGCAGCAATAAACAAAACCTGCGCAGTTTAAAAGTAATCAGCGATGCTGATACGTTGTACTTCTTGTTAGAAGGCAGTGATATTGGAGCCAATACACAGTTCCACATCAATGCTGATAATAATACGGAAACGGGCTATCAGAATGGAAACTGGGAAGGCACAGGGGTTGATTACCTCATTGAAGGTTACTGGCTCTATAAATCCACCGCCAATGATGGTAGCTGGAGCTGGGGCTCAGGTGATGTCTCTGCAGTTGAGTATGTCAAAAGTGCATCTGTGGTTGAAATGAGTGTTAAAAAATCAGCTATTTTTGGTGATGGCGCTGAAATGATAGCGCCAGGTCGCACTATCAAAGTCGCTGCGTGGGACATGACAAGTGACTGGGCGATTATTTCAGGCATTCCTGAGTGGGGTGAAGCAATGGCGACCTTCTCACTTGATAGCGCCCAGATTCCACTGTCAATGAAGTTAAATGGTGCCAACCCAATGACTGTTGTTACGGGTAGCACTTTTACTGATCCAGGTGCGACAGTTACAATTGATGGTGACTCTATTGAAACTGTCAAAAGCAAAGATTCCGTTGATACCAACAAAACAGGTAAATATACTCTAACCTATCAGGCAACAGATAAGCTTGGTAATACAGTGACCAAGAAAAGAGCGGTTTATGTTGTTTTGTCTGAAGGGGCTTCGATTACGGTTGATGGCCAGGTTTCAGACTGGGAAAATATTCCCCCAGCGGCGACAAGCAGTAATAAACAAAATCTGCGTAGTTTAAAAATAGCCAGCGATGCTGATACGTTATACTTCTTGTTAGAAGGCAGTGATATTGGAGCCAATACACAGTTCCACATCAATGTTGATAATAATGCGGCAACGGGTTATCAGGATGGAAACTGGTACGATACAGGCGTTGATTATCTCATTGAAAACAACTGGCTTTATAAATCCACCACCAATGATGATAGTTGGAGTTGGGGTTCGGGCGATGGTTCAATGGTTGTTTATGAGCGTAGCTCATCAGTTATTGAAGTCAGCGTGAAGAAATCAGCCCTTTCTGGATTTCAAGGTCCAATCAAAGTCGGTGCATGGGACTTGACTGACGGTTGGTATATCATCTCTGGTCTCCCTAATTGGGGAAAGGAGATGGTTACATTTGAATAGCTGGTCGTAAATAAACCCCCTCATCACATCATGTGATGGGGGCGTTTCAGTGGAGGTTTCTTATACCGCAGGTTCTGGGAAACTCTCTTTAAAAAGGTAGTTTTGCAGTGAAAATGTGTATGTTTTATTGTGGAAGTTTCTGTAAAAACTGACCTGCTTAGCGCCTGTTTCACATAACCATAGCTGTGGATTAACAGGGCGTGTTGAAGTTAGGGCTTCTGCGGAAAATAGCGCAATATTTATACCTTTATTTTGAGCGCGAGCGGAAGTAAATTCAAAGGCATGAATATTTGCTTCTCGCATTGCTGCGCCTAATTGTTGAGTCGCAAGATAATTTGATCGGTGAGTCAGCAGATTTTCATAATTATTAAAAGGTGCTTCATGTAATTTCGCACCCTGCTCTGTTTTGTAGTTTGCAGCAAATACCGTGTGTTGTGTGAGAAGTTTTCCAGGGGGAGGAGTTCGCATGCCACGCCAAAATAGAAGGCGGTAATAACCTGTTTCAGCCAGAGCAGTCGGTAGCGTTAATGAACCATAAAACAGGCTGCGTTCGAAGCGTGAGCCAAACCGAGATCCATGGGGTAGTGGTGGGTAACGAAAAGGGGTGGCAAGTAACCAGTGAATATTTTCCGTTCCTGGCACGCGCAGGGGTTTGGTTTGCTCCAGCATCTCTTCTAGCAAATCTTGCTCTTCAAAATTATCGACCAGTCCATTGGTTGCTACTTGTTCTTGGCTTTCAACAACACGAATCAGTTGCCCATTGAGGTGTTGTGGAGAGATGAGGCTCTTGCAGTCATCCCATATGCTCATTAGATTTTACCGCGCATCGCATCCAGATACTCAAGCACATGATTAAGGCCTTGCACAGTTTGAATCTGCTCAGCAG
The genomic region above belongs to Gammaproteobacteria bacterium and contains:
- a CDS encoding tandem-95 repeat protein produces the protein GQADSKFGLSVSVDDSESFIIAGAMRADAGSDRNQKTAGAAYLIELETQNKAPVAVSDSATTDQDTAVTTGDVLANDTDADGDTLSIKSADSMSIEGGTVVDNGNGTFTYTPKVGFSGSDSFNYTVSDDNGGEAQGTVDIVVNSVANKIPAAVNDSASTDEDTAVTTGNVLANDTDADGDALSVSSADSTSVEGGTVVNNGDGTFTYTPKTGFSGSDSFSYTVSDGKGGEATGTVTITVSNANKAPVTVNDSASTDEDTAVTTGNVLANDTDADGDTLSVSGADSTSVEGGTVVNNGDGTFTYTPKAGFSGSDSFSYTVSDGKGGSSAGKVDVTVKKSAPVVVNKPPVAENDSVTTPQDTVVTIDVLENDSDLDGDNLSIQSFTQGSKGKVTQSGGSLVYTPNAKFTGKDTFTYNVKDGKGGSSTAEVNVTVTVEEPSVCTTEYAPVCGLKEVQCVTTPCDSIPTTYSNMCMLDKDDSATFLYEGECKAGSNTQITIDGEVSDWKDISPVATSSNKQNLRSLKVISDADTLYFLLEGSDIGANTQFHINADNNTETGYQNGNWEGTGVDYLIEGYWLYKSTANDGSWSWGSGDVSAVEYVKSASVVEMSVKKSAIFGDGAEMIAPGRTIKVAAWDMTSDWAIISGIPEWGEAMATFSLDSAQIPLSMKLNGANPMTVVTGSTFTDPGATVTIDGDSIETVKSKDSVDTNKTGKYTLTYQATDKLGNTVTKKRAVYVVLSEGASITVDGQVSDWENIPPAATSSNKQNLRSLKIASDADTLYFLLEGSDIGANTQFHINVDNNAATGYQDGNWYDTGVDYLIENNWLYKSTTNDDSWSWGSGDGSMVVYERSSSVIEVSVKKSALSGFQGPIKVGAWDLTDGWYIISGLPNWGKEMVTFE
- a CDS encoding RES family NAD+ phosphorylase; the encoded protein is MSIWDDCKSLISPQHLNGQLIRVVESQEQVATNGLVDNFEEQDLLEEMLEQTKPLRVPGTENIHWLLATPFRYPPLPHGSRFGSRFERSLFYGSLTLPTALAETGYYRLLFWRGMRTPPPGKLLTQHTVFAANYKTEQGAKLHEAPFNNYENLLTHRSNYLATQQLGAAMREANIHAFEFTSARAQNKGINIALFSAEALTSTRPVNPQLWLCETGAKQVSFYRNFHNKTYTFSLQNYLFKESFPEPAV